One segment of Streptomyces sp. TG1A-8 DNA contains the following:
- the dnaJ gene encoding molecular chaperone DnaJ: MATDYYAVLGVRRDASQDEIKKAFRRLARELHPDVNPDPKTQERFKEINAAYEVLSDPQKKQVYDLGGDPLSPSGGAGAGGFGAGGFGNFSDIMDAFFGTASQRGPRSRTRRGQDAMIRIEIELDEAAFGTTKDIQVDTAVVCATCNGEGAAPGTSAQTCDMCRGRGEVSQVTRSFLGQVMTSRPCPQCQGFGTVVPTPCPECAGDGRVRSRRTLTVKIPAGVDNGTRIQLAGEGEVGPGGGPAGDLYVEIHELPHPTFQRRGDDLHCTVTLPMTAAALGTKVPLETLDGMEEVDIRPGTQSGQSIPLHDRGVTHLRGGGRGDLIVHVEVTTPTKLDPEQERLLRELAKLRGEERPQGQFQPGQQGLFSRLKDAFNGR, from the coding sequence GTGGCCACGGACTACTACGCCGTTCTCGGCGTGCGCCGCGACGCGTCGCAGGATGAGATCAAGAAGGCGTTCCGCAGGCTCGCGCGCGAGCTGCACCCGGACGTCAACCCGGACCCGAAGACCCAGGAGCGGTTCAAGGAGATCAACGCCGCCTACGAGGTGCTGTCGGACCCGCAGAAGAAGCAGGTCTACGACCTCGGCGGCGACCCGCTCTCCCCGTCGGGCGGTGCCGGCGCGGGCGGCTTCGGGGCCGGCGGCTTCGGCAACTTCTCCGACATCATGGACGCGTTCTTCGGCACGGCGTCGCAGCGCGGCCCGCGCTCGCGCACCCGGCGCGGCCAGGACGCGATGATCCGGATCGAGATCGAGCTGGACGAGGCGGCCTTCGGGACCACCAAGGACATCCAGGTCGACACCGCCGTCGTCTGCGCCACCTGCAACGGCGAGGGCGCGGCGCCGGGCACCTCGGCGCAGACGTGCGACATGTGCCGGGGACGCGGTGAGGTCTCCCAGGTGACCCGGTCCTTCCTGGGCCAGGTCATGACCTCCCGGCCCTGCCCCCAGTGCCAGGGCTTCGGCACCGTCGTGCCCACGCCGTGCCCCGAGTGCGCGGGCGACGGCCGGGTCCGCTCGCGGCGCACGCTGACGGTGAAGATCCCGGCCGGCGTCGACAACGGCACCCGGATCCAGCTGGCCGGCGAGGGCGAGGTCGGACCCGGCGGCGGTCCGGCCGGTGACCTGTACGTCGAGATCCACGAGCTGCCGCACCCCACCTTCCAGCGGCGCGGCGACGACCTGCACTGCACGGTCACCCTCCCGATGACCGCGGCGGCCCTCGGCACCAAGGTGCCGCTGGAGACCCTGGACGGCATGGAGGAGGTCGACATCCGGCCCGGCACCCAGTCCGGCCAGTCGATCCCGCTGCACGACCGGGGCGTCACGCACCTGCGCGGCGGCGGCCGGGGCGACCTGATCGTCCACGTCGAGGTGACGACCCCGACCAAGCTGGACCCCGAGCAGGAGCGCCTCCTGCGCGAGCTGGCCAAGCTCCGCGGCGAGGAGCGGCCCCAGGGGCAGTTCCAGCCGGGTCAGCAGGGACTGTTCTCCCGGCTGAAGGACGCGTTCAACGGACGGTGA
- a CDS encoding long-chain fatty acid--CoA ligase — protein MSDTQTLIENRPPSVATLFLERVAATPDAEAYRYPVPPASGQGPDDWKSLSWGQAAERVYAIAAGLIELGVQPQQRVALASSTRVEWILADLGIMCAGGATTTIYPQTNAAESAFILSDSESRVLIAEDAAQLAKAREQRAGLPALTKVVVVDPAGVRTDDWVTTLAELERRGAAYLETRPELIKERVGAITRDQLATLIYTSGTTGRPKGVRLPHDNWSYMARAIAATGLVGGDDVQYLWLPLAHVFGKVLTSGQIEVGHVTAVDGRVDRIIENLPVVRPTYMAAVPRIFEKVYNGVAAKAREGGAAKYRIFQWAAEVAREYAKVTQDNFMRTGVHSAPFGLAAKHKVADTLVFAKIREAFGGRLRACVSGSAALAPEIGYFFAGAGIHVLEGYGLTESSAASFVNPGEAYRTGTVGKPLPGTEVRIADDGEILLRGPGIMEGYHQLPEKTAEVLEPDGWFHTGDIGELSPDGYLRITDRKKDLIKTSGGKYVAPAEVEGQFKAVCPYVSNILVHGADRNYCTALITLDESAILPWAQDNGLEGRSYAEIVAAPQTVAMVEGYVKQLNEGLQRWQTIKKFRLLPRDLDVEHGEITPSLKLKRPVVEREYKHLIDEMYAGTRES, from the coding sequence GGCCAGGGTCCCGACGACTGGAAGTCGCTGAGCTGGGGCCAGGCGGCCGAGCGGGTGTACGCGATCGCGGCCGGACTCATCGAACTGGGCGTGCAGCCGCAGCAGCGGGTCGCGCTGGCCTCCTCCACCCGGGTCGAGTGGATCCTCGCCGACCTCGGCATCATGTGCGCCGGCGGCGCCACCACGACCATCTATCCGCAGACCAACGCCGCCGAATCGGCGTTCATCCTCTCCGACTCCGAGAGCCGGGTGCTGATCGCGGAGGACGCGGCCCAGCTCGCCAAGGCGCGGGAGCAGCGTGCCGGACTGCCCGCGCTCACCAAGGTCGTCGTCGTCGACCCGGCCGGCGTGCGGACCGACGACTGGGTGACCACCCTCGCCGAACTGGAACGGCGCGGCGCCGCCTACCTGGAGACCCGCCCCGAGCTGATCAAGGAGCGGGTTGGCGCGATCACCCGGGACCAGCTGGCCACCCTGATCTACACCTCCGGCACCACCGGCCGCCCCAAGGGCGTGCGCCTGCCGCACGACAACTGGTCCTACATGGCCCGGGCGATCGCCGCGACCGGCCTGGTGGGCGGCGACGACGTCCAGTACCTGTGGCTGCCGCTCGCCCACGTCTTCGGCAAGGTCCTCACCTCCGGCCAGATCGAGGTCGGCCACGTCACCGCCGTCGACGGCCGCGTCGACAGAATCATCGAGAACCTCCCGGTGGTGCGGCCGACGTACATGGCGGCCGTGCCGCGCATCTTCGAGAAGGTCTACAACGGCGTCGCCGCCAAGGCCCGCGAGGGCGGCGCGGCCAAGTACAGGATCTTCCAGTGGGCCGCCGAGGTCGCCCGCGAGTACGCCAAGGTCACGCAGGACAACTTCATGCGCACCGGCGTGCACTCCGCCCCCTTCGGCCTCGCCGCCAAGCACAAGGTCGCCGACACCCTCGTCTTCGCCAAGATCCGCGAGGCCTTCGGCGGCCGGCTGCGCGCCTGCGTCTCGGGCAGCGCCGCCCTCGCCCCGGAGATCGGCTACTTCTTCGCCGGCGCCGGCATCCACGTCCTGGAGGGCTACGGCCTCACCGAGTCCTCGGCGGCCTCCTTCGTCAACCCCGGCGAGGCCTACCGCACCGGCACGGTCGGCAAGCCGCTGCCCGGCACGGAGGTGCGCATCGCCGACGACGGCGAGATCCTGCTGCGCGGCCCCGGCATCATGGAGGGCTACCACCAGCTGCCCGAGAAGACCGCGGAGGTGCTGGAGCCCGACGGCTGGTTCCACACCGGCGACATCGGCGAGCTGTCGCCCGACGGCTACCTGCGCATCACCGACCGCAAGAAGGACCTCATCAAGACCTCCGGCGGCAAGTACGTCGCCCCGGCCGAGGTCGAGGGCCAGTTCAAGGCGGTGTGCCCCTACGTCTCCAACATCCTGGTGCACGGCGCCGACCGCAACTACTGCACCGCCCTCATCACCCTGGACGAGAGCGCGATCCTCCCGTGGGCCCAGGACAACGGCCTGGAGGGCAGGTCGTACGCCGAGATCGTCGCCGCCCCGCAGACGGTCGCGATGGTCGAGGGCTACGTCAAGCAGCTCAACGAGGGGCTGCAGCGCTGGCAGACCATCAAGAAGTTCCGGCTGCTGCCGCGCGACCTCGACGTGGAGCACGGCGAGATCACGCCCAGCCTGAAGCTGAAGCGGCCGGTGGTGGAGCGGGAGTACAAGCACCTCATCGACGAGATGTACGCGGGCACCAGGGAGTCCTAG
- a CDS encoding MBL fold metallo-hydrolase: MTVTWEELGWERLAAGVGRCRLPGWDCTSGLVLGEGTALVVDAGSSLAEGARLRERARAAAGRRVTHLALTHPHFDHVFGAAAFPGAEVYAAVGADAVLAHDREELRLDAVRNGLPVADADAAVEALAAPRHPVCGEWTLDLGGGRQALLANVGPGHTAHDLAVLVPGSPEVVFCGDLVEESGPPQAGPDAVPSRWPDALDRLLALGGEDALYVPGHGAVVDAAFVRRQRDELATRFGVS; the protein is encoded by the coding sequence ATGACGGTGACTTGGGAAGAGCTGGGGTGGGAACGGCTCGCCGCCGGTGTGGGGCGGTGCCGGCTGCCGGGCTGGGACTGCACCTCGGGGCTGGTCCTGGGGGAGGGCACGGCACTCGTGGTGGACGCCGGGTCGAGCCTCGCCGAGGGCGCGCGGCTGCGGGAGCGGGCGCGGGCGGCGGCGGGCCGCCGTGTGACCCATCTCGCGCTGACCCACCCCCATTTCGACCACGTCTTCGGGGCCGCCGCGTTCCCGGGGGCGGAGGTGTACGCGGCGGTGGGCGCGGACGCGGTCCTCGCGCACGACCGCGAGGAGCTGCGCCTGGACGCGGTCCGCAACGGCCTGCCGGTCGCGGACGCGGACGCGGCGGTGGAGGCGCTGGCCGCGCCCCGCCACCCGGTCTGCGGGGAGTGGACCCTGGACCTCGGCGGCGGCCGGCAGGCGCTGCTGGCCAACGTCGGCCCCGGGCACACCGCCCACGACCTCGCGGTCCTGGTCCCCGGCTCCCCCGAGGTCGTCTTCTGCGGCGACCTGGTGGAGGAGTCCGGGCCGCCGCAGGCGGGCCCCGACGCGGTCCCGTCGCGCTGGCCGGACGCCCTGGACCGGCTGCTCGCGCTCGGCGGCGAGGACGCGCTGTACGTGCCCGGTCACGGAGCGGTGGTCGACGCGGCCTTCGTCCGGCGCCAACGGGACGAGCTGGCAACGCGTTTCGGCGTGTCGTGA
- a CDS encoding DUF3097 domain-containing protein: protein MRQYSADLTPAWKKPKPVPEVPAEPGLVVEEAGTGFCGAVIGCEAGTVTLEDRFGKHRVFPLEPRGFLLEGRPVTLVRPAAGPARPARTASGSVAVPGARARVARAGRIYVEGRHDAELVEKVWGDDLRVEGVVVEYLEGVDDLPAIVAEFGPGPDARLGVLVDHLVPGTKEWRIARAVTSEHALVVGHPYVDVWEAVKPSSLGIAAWPRVPHGQDWKTGVCRALGWPQNTGAAWRAILSRVRSYKDLEPELLGRVEELIDFVTAPA, encoded by the coding sequence ATGCGCCAGTACTCCGCCGACCTGACACCCGCGTGGAAGAAGCCGAAGCCCGTGCCGGAGGTCCCGGCGGAGCCCGGTCTGGTGGTGGAGGAGGCCGGTACCGGGTTCTGCGGGGCGGTGATCGGCTGCGAGGCGGGCACGGTGACGCTGGAGGACCGCTTCGGCAAGCACCGGGTGTTCCCGCTGGAGCCGCGCGGGTTCCTGCTGGAGGGCCGGCCGGTGACGCTCGTGCGGCCGGCCGCCGGCCCGGCGCGGCCCGCCCGCACGGCCTCCGGCTCGGTCGCCGTACCCGGCGCGCGCGCCCGCGTGGCCCGTGCCGGCCGCATCTACGTCGAGGGCCGGCACGACGCCGAGCTGGTGGAGAAGGTGTGGGGCGACGACCTGCGCGTCGAGGGCGTGGTCGTGGAGTACCTGGAGGGCGTGGACGACCTGCCGGCGATCGTGGCCGAATTCGGCCCGGGCCCGGACGCGCGGCTGGGCGTCCTGGTGGACCACCTGGTGCCGGGCACGAAGGAGTGGCGGATCGCCCGGGCCGTGACGAGCGAGCACGCGCTGGTCGTGGGCCACCCGTACGTCGACGTCTGGGAGGCCGTGAAGCCGTCGTCCCTGGGCATCGCGGCCTGGCCCCGCGTCCCGCACGGCCAAGACTGGAAGACGGGCGTGTGCCGGGCGCTGGGCTGGCCGCAGAACACGGGGGCGGCCTGGCGGGCGATCCTGTCGCGGGTGCGCTCCTACAAGGACCTGGAACCGGAGTTGCTGGGCCGGGTGGAGGAGCTGATCGACTTCGTGACGGCACCCGCGTAG
- the hemW gene encoding radical SAM family heme chaperone HemW, giving the protein MPSALPDGEPVPDDGALPASALAGAAGRPLGFYLHVPYCATRCGYCDFNTYTATELRGTGGVLASRDNYAGTLADEVRLARKVLGDDPRAVRTVFVGGGTPTLLAAGDLVRMLGAVRDEFGLAPDAEVTTEANPESVDPAYLAALREGGFNRISFGMQSARQHVLRVLDRTHTPGRSEECVAQARAAGFEHVNLDLIYGTPGESDDDWRASLDAALGAGPDHVSAYALIVEEGTRLAHRIRRGEVAPTDDDVHADRYLIAEETLSAAGFDWYEVSNWATSGAGRCLHNELYWRGADWWGAGPGAHSHVGGVRWWNVKHPGAYAAALAAGRSPGAGREVLSAEDRRVERILLELRLREGVPLSLLKEEGRAASRRALGRGLLEPGPYGEGRAVLTLRGRLLADAVVRDLVD; this is encoded by the coding sequence ATGCCTTCCGCACTCCCCGACGGCGAGCCCGTCCCCGACGACGGCGCGCTGCCCGCCTCCGCGCTCGCCGGGGCGGCCGGCCGGCCCCTCGGGTTCTACCTGCACGTCCCGTACTGCGCGACCCGCTGCGGCTACTGCGACTTCAACACGTACACCGCCACCGAGCTGCGCGGCACCGGCGGGGTGCTCGCCTCCCGGGACAACTACGCCGGCACCCTGGCCGACGAGGTCCGCCTCGCCCGCAAGGTGCTCGGCGACGACCCGCGCGCGGTCCGCACGGTCTTCGTCGGCGGCGGGACGCCCACGCTGCTGGCCGCCGGGGACCTCGTACGGATGCTGGGGGCGGTCCGCGACGAGTTCGGCCTGGCGCCGGACGCGGAGGTCACCACGGAGGCGAACCCGGAGTCGGTCGACCCGGCCTACCTCGCCGCGCTGCGCGAGGGCGGCTTCAACCGGATCTCCTTCGGCATGCAGAGCGCCCGGCAGCACGTGCTGCGGGTCCTCGACCGCACCCACACCCCCGGCCGGTCCGAGGAGTGCGTGGCCCAGGCGCGGGCGGCGGGCTTCGAGCACGTCAACCTGGACCTGATCTACGGCACCCCCGGCGAGTCGGACGACGACTGGCGGGCCTCCCTGGACGCCGCCCTCGGCGCGGGCCCGGACCACGTCAGCGCCTACGCGCTGATCGTCGAGGAGGGCACGCGGCTGGCCCACCGGATCCGCCGGGGCGAGGTGGCGCCGACCGACGACGACGTGCACGCGGACCGGTACCTCATCGCCGAGGAGACGCTGTCGGCGGCGGGCTTCGACTGGTACGAGGTGTCCAACTGGGCCACCTCCGGGGCGGGGCGCTGCCTGCACAACGAGCTGTACTGGCGCGGCGCCGACTGGTGGGGCGCGGGGCCGGGGGCGCACAGCCACGTCGGCGGGGTGCGCTGGTGGAACGTCAAGCACCCGGGGGCCTACGCGGCGGCGCTGGCGGCGGGGCGGTCGCCGGGGGCCGGGCGCGAGGTGCTGTCGGCGGAGGACCGGCGGGTGGAGCGGATCCTGCTGGAGCTGAGGCTGCGCGAGGGCGTCCCGCTGTCCCTGCTGAAGGAGGAGGGGCGCGCGGCGTCCCGGCGGGCGCTGGGGCGGGGCCTGCTGGAGCCCGGGCCGTACGGGGAGGGGCGCGCCGTGCTCACGCTGCGCGGGCGGCTGCTGGCCGACGCGGTGGTGCGCGACCTCGTGGACTGA
- the hrcA gene encoding heat-inducible transcriptional repressor HrcA: MLSERRLKVLRAIVQDYVGTEEPVGSKALTERHNLGVSPATVRNDMAALEEEGYIAQPHTSAGRIPTDKGYRLFVDKLAGVKPMTAPERRAIQNFLEGAVDLDDVVARTVRLLAQLTRQVAVVQYPSLTRSTVRHVELLSLAPARVMLVLITDTGRVEQRMVDCPAPFGEASLADLRARLNSRVAGRRFSDVPRLVEDLPEAFEAEDRGTVSTVLSTLLETLIEENEERLMIGGTANLTRFGHDFPLTIRPVLEALEEQVVLLKLLGEAKDPGVTVRIGHENAHEGLNSTSVVSVGYGSGGEAVAKLGVVGPTRMDYPGTMGAVRAVARYVGQILAES, encoded by the coding sequence ATGCTGAGTGAACGCAGACTCAAGGTGCTGCGCGCCATCGTCCAGGACTACGTCGGCACCGAGGAGCCGGTGGGGTCGAAGGCGCTCACCGAGCGGCACAACCTCGGCGTCTCCCCGGCGACCGTGCGCAACGACATGGCGGCCCTGGAGGAGGAGGGGTACATCGCGCAGCCGCACACCAGTGCCGGGCGCATCCCCACCGACAAGGGCTACCGGCTGTTCGTCGACAAGCTCGCGGGCGTCAAGCCGATGACCGCGCCCGAGCGGCGGGCGATCCAGAACTTCCTGGAGGGCGCCGTCGACCTCGACGACGTCGTGGCGCGCACGGTGCGGCTGCTCGCGCAGCTCACCCGGCAGGTCGCCGTCGTGCAGTACCCGTCCCTGACCCGCTCGACCGTGCGGCACGTGGAGCTGCTCTCGCTCGCCCCCGCGCGCGTGATGCTCGTCCTGATCACGGACACCGGCCGGGTCGAGCAGCGGATGGTCGACTGCCCGGCGCCGTTCGGCGAGGCGTCGCTCGCGGACCTCAGGGCCCGGCTCAACAGCCGGGTCGCGGGCCGCCGTTTCTCCGACGTGCCGCGACTGGTCGAGGACCTGCCCGAGGCCTTCGAGGCCGAGGACCGCGGTACGGTCTCCACGGTGCTCTCCACGCTGCTGGAGACACTGATCGAGGAGAACGAGGAGCGGCTGATGATCGGCGGCACCGCCAATCTCACCCGCTTCGGGCACGACTTCCCCCTGACGATCCGGCCCGTCCTGGAGGCGCTGGAGGAGCAGGTCGTGCTCCTCAAGCTCCTCGGCGAGGCGAAGGATCCGGGCGTGACGGTGCGTATCGGGCACGAGAACGCCCATGAAGGACTCAACTCCACGTCCGTCGTGTCGGTCGGCTACGGTTCGGGCGGCGAGGCGGTTGCCAAGCTCGGCGTGGTCGGACCGACCCGCATGGACTACCCGGGAACGATGGGAGCGGTACGCGCAGTGGCACGGTACGTCGGACAGATCCTGGCGGAGTCGTAG
- a CDS encoding nitronate monooxygenase, which translates to MSSALTDLLPHPIVQAPMAGGVSVPQLAAAVCEAGGLGFLAAGYKTADGMYREIKQLRGLTGRPFGVNVFVPQRDHAESGAVEVYAHQLAGEAAWYETELGDPDSGRDDGYDAKLAVLLDDPVPVVSFHFGVPDPDVLDALRRAGTLTLVTATTAEEARAVERAGADAVIAQGVEAGGHQGTHRDTPENDRAGIGLLSLIAQVREAVALPVVAAGGIMRGGQVAAALAAGACAAQLGTAFLATPESGAAALYKQALTNPLFTRTEPTRAFTGRPARALVNRFLREHGPYAPAAYPEVHHLTAPLRQAAARAGDAQGMALWAGQGHRMARELPAGRLVEVLAAELAEAAAALPAGGGPR; encoded by the coding sequence ATGTCCTCCGCGCTGACCGATCTCCTGCCCCACCCGATCGTGCAGGCCCCCATGGCGGGCGGAGTCTCCGTCCCGCAGCTCGCCGCCGCCGTCTGCGAGGCCGGGGGGCTCGGGTTCCTCGCCGCCGGGTACAAGACCGCCGACGGCATGTACCGGGAGATCAAGCAGCTGCGGGGGCTCACCGGCCGCCCCTTCGGCGTGAACGTGTTCGTGCCCCAGCGGGACCACGCCGAGTCCGGCGCCGTCGAGGTCTACGCCCACCAGCTGGCCGGCGAGGCCGCCTGGTACGAGACCGAGCTGGGCGACCCCGACAGCGGCCGGGACGACGGCTACGACGCCAAGCTCGCCGTCCTGCTGGACGACCCGGTGCCCGTGGTCTCCTTCCACTTCGGCGTCCCGGACCCGGACGTCCTGGACGCGCTGCGCCGCGCCGGGACCCTCACCCTGGTCACCGCCACCACCGCCGAGGAGGCCCGCGCGGTGGAGCGGGCCGGGGCCGACGCGGTGATCGCGCAGGGCGTCGAGGCCGGCGGCCACCAGGGCACCCACCGCGACACCCCGGAGAACGACCGCGCCGGCATCGGCCTGCTGTCGCTGATCGCGCAGGTCCGGGAGGCGGTGGCCCTCCCCGTGGTCGCGGCCGGCGGCATCATGCGCGGCGGGCAGGTCGCCGCGGCGCTGGCCGCCGGGGCCTGCGCCGCCCAACTGGGCACGGCCTTCCTCGCCACCCCCGAGTCGGGCGCCGCCGCCCTGTACAAACAGGCCCTGACCAACCCCCTGTTCACGCGCACCGAGCCGACCCGCGCCTTCACCGGCCGTCCGGCGCGCGCGCTGGTCAACCGCTTCCTGCGCGAGCACGGGCCGTACGCGCCCGCCGCGTACCCCGAAGTCCACCACCTGACCGCGCCGCTGCGGCAGGCCGCCGCCCGGGCCGGCGACGCCCAGGGCATGGCGCTGTGGGCGGGCCAGGGCCACCGGATGGCGCGCGAGCTGCCCGCCGGGCGCCTGGTGGAGGTGCTGGCCGCCGAACTCGCCGAGGCCGCGGCGGCGCTGCCGGCGGGGGGCGGCCCGCGATGA
- a CDS encoding SpoIIE family protein phosphatase has product MAAIPVQRESQAPTRGARGHAVLPSSPLAPGSARALVRAALAELPAVCPRLADDVLAVVSELVTNAVVHAGTEVRVDWRLEEGGALVVEVGDQHPTRAPRDSSGGEAPHDIPEYGRGLRLVATLAESWGVTYRTGGKTVWARLPADGRPDGPAPDHALEVAEVLAPRSPGAGRDRDWLGRGALSFLAEASDLLAGQLDENLVVALTGQLIVPRLADWCAVWLEDEATARAGDGGAPARVWHVSEDRVEELGRALEKDPPRPRDGLPRGPQRHPWPGDALGPRGARGTALSYRLIAGGRPLGTLVLGRCGQAGFPDEVTGLVEDLGRRVALAIGAARQYARQATISAVLQRGLLPGAVAEIPGMRSALVHEPCHQGGPSGDFYDLFPAGDGRWCFAVGDVQGKGPEAAVVIGLARPWLRLLAREGYRVADVLDRLNQLLLDDATEAADAAARALITAGGRPVVPGDGPQTRFLSLLYGELTPHDDGVRCTLASAGHPLPLVLGPDGAVRTAARPQTLLGVVEDETYTSETIELRPGDTLLCVTDGVTERRSGSRQFDDGDGLARALSGCAGLSAERVAERIRRLVHDFGGGLPEDDLALLVLQAE; this is encoded by the coding sequence ATGGCGGCCATACCGGTGCAGCGGGAGAGCCAGGCCCCCACTCGTGGGGCGCGGGGGCACGCCGTCCTGCCCAGCAGCCCCCTCGCGCCCGGCTCGGCCCGGGCCCTGGTGCGGGCCGCGCTGGCCGAGCTGCCGGCCGTCTGCCCGCGGCTCGCCGACGACGTCCTCGCCGTCGTCAGCGAGCTGGTCACCAACGCCGTCGTGCACGCCGGCACGGAGGTACGGGTCGACTGGCGGCTGGAGGAGGGCGGCGCGCTCGTCGTGGAGGTCGGCGACCAGCACCCCACGCGCGCCCCGCGCGACTCCTCGGGCGGCGAGGCGCCCCACGACATCCCCGAGTACGGGCGCGGCCTGCGCCTGGTCGCCACGCTCGCCGAGTCCTGGGGCGTCACCTACCGCACCGGCGGCAAGACGGTGTGGGCGCGCCTGCCGGCCGATGGCCGCCCGGACGGACCCGCCCCGGACCACGCCCTGGAGGTCGCCGAGGTCCTGGCGCCGCGGTCGCCGGGCGCCGGACGCGACCGGGACTGGCTCGGCCGGGGCGCGCTGTCCTTCCTCGCCGAGGCCTCCGACCTGCTCGCCGGACAGCTCGACGAGAACCTCGTCGTCGCCCTCACCGGCCAGCTGATCGTGCCCCGGCTCGCGGACTGGTGCGCGGTGTGGCTGGAGGACGAGGCGACCGCGCGCGCCGGCGACGGCGGCGCGCCCGCCCGGGTCTGGCACGTCAGCGAGGACCGCGTCGAGGAACTGGGCCGGGCCCTGGAGAAGGACCCGCCGCGCCCGCGGGACGGGCTGCCCCGCGGCCCGCAGCGCCACCCCTGGCCCGGTGACGCGCTCGGCCCGCGCGGCGCCCGCGGCACGGCGCTGTCGTACCGGCTGATCGCGGGCGGCCGACCGCTGGGCACGCTCGTCCTCGGACGGTGCGGGCAGGCGGGCTTCCCCGACGAGGTCACCGGCCTGGTCGAGGACCTCGGCCGACGGGTGGCGCTCGCCATCGGCGCGGCCCGCCAGTACGCCCGCCAGGCCACCATCAGCGCCGTCCTGCAGCGCGGCCTGCTGCCCGGCGCGGTCGCCGAGATCCCCGGGATGCGCAGCGCGCTCGTCCACGAGCCGTGCCACCAGGGCGGACCCAGCGGCGACTTCTACGACCTCTTCCCGGCCGGCGACGGACGCTGGTGCTTCGCCGTCGGCGACGTGCAGGGCAAGGGCCCCGAGGCGGCCGTCGTGATCGGACTCGCCCGGCCCTGGCTGCGCCTGCTCGCCCGCGAGGGCTACCGGGTCGCCGACGTCCTCGACCGCCTCAACCAGCTCCTGCTGGACGACGCCACCGAGGCCGCCGACGCCGCCGCCCGCGCGCTGATCACCGCCGGCGGCCGGCCCGTGGTGCCCGGCGACGGCCCCCAGACCCGCTTCCTGTCCCTCCTCTACGGCGAGCTGACCCCGCACGACGACGGCGTCCGCTGCACCCTCGCCTCCGCCGGCCACCCCCTGCCGCTGGTGCTGGGCCCCGACGGCGCGGTGCGCACGGCGGCCCGCCCGCAGACCCTGCTCGGCGTGGTCGAGGACGAGACCTACACCAGCGAGACCATCGAACTGCGCCCCGGCGACACGCTGCTGTGCGTCACCGACGGGGTCACCGAGCGGCGCTCGGGCTCCCGGCAGTTCGACGACGGCGACGGGCTCGCCCGGGCCCTGTCCGGCTGCGCGGGCCTGAGCGCCGAGCGGGTCGCGGAACGCATCCGGCGCCTGGTGCACGACTTCGGCGGCGGCCTCCCGGAGGACGACCTGGCCCTGCTGGTGCTCCAGGCGGAGTGA
- a CDS encoding 16S rRNA (uracil(1498)-N(3))-methyltransferase → MTAPVFVVDRLDAGGPRFVLDGPEGRHAVSVKRLRPGEDVVLTDGRGRWTQGVVQAAEGRDRLVVGDLEPVREEPPPAPRITVVQALPKGDRGELAVETMTEVGVDAIVPWQASRCITQWRGERGPKALGKWRSTAREAGKQSRRVRFPEVTDPVTTKQVGALLAGAAFAAVLHEGGAERLAAAPLPEDGEIVLVVGPEGGVSPEELALFEAAGARPHVLGPTVLRTSTAGTAAAALLLGRTGRWA, encoded by the coding sequence ATGACCGCTCCCGTCTTCGTCGTGGACCGGCTCGACGCCGGCGGCCCGCGGTTCGTGCTCGACGGCCCCGAGGGCCGGCACGCGGTCTCCGTGAAGCGGCTGCGGCCGGGCGAGGACGTCGTCCTCACCGACGGGCGCGGACGCTGGACGCAGGGCGTCGTGCAGGCGGCCGAGGGCAGGGACCGCCTGGTGGTCGGGGACCTGGAGCCGGTCCGCGAGGAACCCCCGCCCGCCCCCCGGATCACCGTCGTCCAGGCCCTGCCCAAGGGCGACCGGGGCGAACTCGCCGTCGAGACGATGACCGAGGTCGGCGTCGACGCGATCGTGCCCTGGCAGGCCTCCCGCTGCATCACCCAGTGGAGGGGCGAGCGCGGTCCCAAGGCCCTCGGCAAGTGGCGGTCCACCGCCCGCGAGGCCGGCAAGCAGTCCCGCCGGGTCCGCTTCCCCGAGGTCACGGACCCCGTGACGACCAAGCAGGTCGGCGCGCTGCTGGCCGGGGCCGCCTTCGCCGCCGTCCTGCACGAGGGCGGCGCGGAACGCCTCGCCGCCGCCCCGCTCCCCGAGGACGGCGAGATCGTGCTGGTCGTCGGGCCCGAGGGGGGCGTGTCCCCCGAGGAACTGGCGCTGTTCGAGGCGGCGGGCGCGCGGCCCCACGTGCTCGGCCCCACGGTGCTGCGCACGTCCACCGCCGGCACCGCCGCCGCCGCCCTGCTCCTGGGCCGCACCGGCCGCTGGGCCTGA